CACGACGACTTATGCCTATGACGCTTTGAATCGCGTGACCAGCCGGACGTACTCAAATGACACTCCGGCAGTGTCTTACAAATACGACAGTCAGTCGCTGCCCACCGGAGCGCCCTCTTACACTCGCGGGTCATCTACGGGCAGGTTGGTTGCCGTCACTTATGGCGGCACGAGCGCAGGCAGCTATCAGGGCTATGATCAGCTTGGCCGCGTCAATCTTAGCTATCAGCAGACGGACTCGCAGGACTATGGGTTCAGCTACGTCTACAATCTGGCGAGCGAGATGACCAGCGAGACTTACCCTTCGGGGAGAGTAGTGCAGACTGAATACGACACGGGAGGCAGAATCGCTGGCCTGAAGAATCAAGGCGGGACTTCGTACTATGCCGGAGCGACAGCGAGTGATGATACGAATCGGATTCAGTATGCGGCGCACGGGCCGATCAGCGCGATGAAGCTCGGGAATGGCAAGTGGGAGCACGCGACTTTCAATAACAGACTGCAGCCGACGCAGATAGGCTTAGGTACATCTGGAACGGATTCGAGCATTCTGAAGCTGGATCATGGATATGGAACCACGAGCAATAACGGAAACCTTCTCTCGCAGACGATCGCTGCGCCCGGACTGACGCTGACCCAATGCTACAGCTATGACTCGTTGAACAGATTGTCTACGGCCGATGAGCACAGTGGGACGACCTGCGCGGGTAGTCAGCAGTGGAAGCAGGCGTTCACCTATGATCGCTTTGGAAATCGGAACTTCGATGTAGTGAACACGACCAGTAACGTGCTTGGCCCGAATCCGACAATAAGCCAGTCGACGAATCGCATCGCAGGTGGACAGAACTACGGCTACGACAATGCTGGCAATCTGACTTCGGACCCAACGACTCCTGTGAACGGAATCGTCTATGACGCGGAGAACCGCCAGACACAGTACACCAAGACCGGGCAGGCGACGAATTACTATTACTACGATGGTGATGGCCACAGAGTGAAGAAAATCGACAGCAGTGGGACCACTGTGTTCGTGTATAATGCTGGCGGTCAGTTGATAGCTGAATACACATCTGGCACTCCGTCCGGCGGCGGAACAAGTTATTTGACAAGCGATCACCTGGGTAGCACGCGCGTAGTGATGAAGTCAGACGGGACGACCCCGCGTCATGACTACCTGCCGTTTGGCGAAGAGATTCAAGCCGGCGTTGGAGGTCGAACTGCGGGGCAGGGCTACGTTGCGGACACCGTTCGGCAGAAGTTCACCCAAAAAGAAAGAGACAATGAATCGGGGCTGGATTACTTCGGCATGAGGTACTACGGAAGTGCGCAGGGCCGGTTCACCTCAGTCGACCCGCTGCTAGAAAGCGGTGATCCTGAGGATCCCCAAAGCTGGCATCGATACTGCTATGCGTACAACAACCCGCTGAAGTACATAGATCCAACCGGAGGGGAGAATGAACCTGCTAACCAGTCTGAAGAGGAAAAGAAGAAGGCTCGCACAATAAAGTTTGAGGTCCTTGGGCAGGTCAAAATACTCGGCAACAATGTGACGGTCTATGTTGCAACGGGGCAATCGAAAGCGTATCGGGACACAGTCCTTAAGAATGCGCAGGCTTCTGCTAGTGAGATAAATGCGAACGCCAAGAGCCTCACCGCTACGGATAAGCAGATGATCGGCAACATCACTGCGGTAGCAGCCGTCGGGCAGGGTGTCCAACCAGGTGACCGGTTCTATGCAGAAGGCATTAAGGGTGTGGATTCTTCCCGGCTGAGTAATGAGGGGGTCGATTTAGGCACGGGAACGTTTCTCACGGCGCAGATAACGTCTGCGAGTGCAGATGTGTTTGCATCTCAGATTGGCCATGAGGGTAAGCACGTTGGGGACTACAAACAGAGTATCGGAGCCTACGCAGCGAGGTTTGGAACAGAGTGGACAGACGCACGGAGCGACCTCAACGAACGCAGAGCGATTAGATATCAACTAGGCCTGTATCGAAAACTGAGTGGGGGCAACGCCAGGAGTCCGGATGGCTATGATAAGTATCTCCGGGACAGAATAAAGACCCCACATCGTCCGCCCGGGCTCAACAAGTAAGGAGGTAGGTGATAACCATGAGACAGATCATAAATAGCACTTCTCTGGCTGCTCTCTTAGTGACCCTAATGGTCAGCGTCATGGCGAAGAATCAACATCGTGATGTGCGAAAGACAGAACCGTCGGACACCAAAGATGGGTTGCAGCTTTCAGTCGAGCTTGATAAAGAAAGCTTCCGCTTGGATGAAACACCTACGTTGAAGATCAAGTTGAGAAACGTGAGCCAATCGCCAATAGCGATCTATAAAAAGATGGGCTGGGGGCGTTCCTCTAGCTTCACGATCTCTATCTCCGTAGTTCAAGGTGAACTAGGAGAGCGGAGGTTTCTGGAAGATGCTCTCGACCATCCTCCATTCCCAGCAGAAGACTTCATCACAATCCGTCCAGGTGAATCCGTTGAGAGAGAGCGATTGTTAGACTTACGGGGTGATGGGATTAAGTCGCCAGGTATTTATAAAGCGACAGTCCGGTATCACAGTCCCATCCCGCGTGAGTTTGCGCCATCTGGTCTGAAAGTGTGGGCAATGGAAAACGGCGTGTTGCAATCTAAGCCTGCTAGCTTAAAGGTCACTCACTAGTCTGGCAGTAGCGGAAGCCTAGTGGCCTTAAGAAAAAGCCACGGGTCAACAACCTTCCAGCGCGAGCCCCCCTTCGAGGGGGGGCGACCGGAGTGGCGCGCCGGGGGTGGGGAACCGGAGCGCGCGGCGGCGGTGTAGTTTCCGCCGCAAGCGCGAGGAAGATATCGGGGCGTACGATAACCCATAAGATTCTATCGGAGGTGCGCGCCTTGCCGCCCGAAGATTGCGGTAACAAAGCTACTCCCGGAGTCGAGAACTGGCGCGCACCTCCGATAGAATCTGTTGAAGGAAACCGCGGACGGGCTACCGAAACCTCAGACGGGCTATGGGGATTGGCCGGTTGTGAGCCGTTTGCCAACCTCGTATTTGGGCCGTGCTAGAGCCTCTCGAGTTTGTGAGCTGAGGATACAAGGTTGGGACCGGCAGAGAAACTCCACGTTGAAGAAGTAAGAGGGCCTTCCCAGACAAGATTCAACTCCCAAGATAGGTGGATACAAGTGGACACGCGCACACCTCTGCTGAGCCCGCGCGAGAACCCGAGCCGTTGCTAGTCGCAAGGTGTCGCCGGAAGTGCTGGCGGTCATGATGAATCGACGACCTCGGGTTGAAATCGCCTGGCAAGCTGAGCGCCGGGCTCAAGTAGCTGGACGCGGAGCATTCGCCCGTTGTGGCAGAGGGGACACATCTCCAAAGACTCGCCGGTCAGCAGCTCATATCTCTTCTTCCAATCACCAGCCAGGCGTTCTGTAGGTACAGGCTCAGCGGAGAGATCTTCAACTGGTTGTGACTCCGCGATGAGTTGGCGGCACAAAGCGAGTTTCTCATTACGGTGACAGTTGCTCAGCAAGCCGTAGTGACGGATTCGGACAAAGCCGTCGGGCAACACGTGGAGCAGAAACCGGCGAATGAACTCGCAAGCGGCCAGAGTCATGGTTCGGTTAGCGTTGCCAGTTCGATAGTCCTTCCACGAAAAGGCGACCTTGCCGTCTTGCAAACTCAGCAAGCGGTTGTTTGAGATAGCCACGCGGTGAGTGTACCGGCCAAGGTAGTTGAGCACTTGAGCCGGTCCCCCGAACGGGCGCTTGGCGTAGACGTGCCATTTATTGTTGCGGCACAGGCCCAGCAGCCGAGCGAACGCTGAGTTGTCAGACAGGTGAGCGAGTTGTCCGTGAAAGCTCAACTGATCTTTGTCAAAGGCGAGCTTGAGGTAGTGAAGGAACAAGCCGCGAAACAAGCGGGAAAGGACTTTGACAGGGAGAAAGAACTTCGGGCGGCAGCCGATCCAGCGCGAGCCGTCGAGCGAGATGCCGCCGCCAGGAATCACGCAGTGAATGTGAGGATGGTGCAACAGAGTTTGACCCCAGGTGTGGAGCACGGCCAGGAATCCGATCTGGGCGCCCAGATGCTTGGGATCAGCGGCGATGCGGCGGAGCGTCTCAGCCGCCGCACGGAAGAGTATGTTGTAGACGACTCGCTTGTTCTGCAGGGCTATAGACGCTATGTGGTCCGGGACAGTGAACACGACGTGAAAGTAGTGGACAGGCAAGAGCTCGGTTTGACGCTCGGCAAGCCATCGGTCGCGTTCCAGTGACTGGCACTTGGGGCAATGCCGATTGCGGCAGGAGTTGTAAGAGGGGCGAATGTGACCGCAAGAGTCACACTGATCCAGGTGACCACCCAACGTGGCGGTGCGGCATTGCTGGATCGCTCGCATCGTGCGCCGCTGCGTTCGGGAGGCCGGATATGCTTCGAGGAATGACGCGCCGTGCCGCCCAAAGACGTCGGCGACTTCCAGCCTTGGCCTGGGCATCGCAGCCCCCTACGGCCGGGTTGAATCAGGCAGCAGATCGAGCGGGCTTGGCGTCGCCCGCAACGTATCAGCCGATACATGGGTGTACACGGCGGTGGTGCGCAGACTGCGATGACCGAGCAGAATCTGGATCGTCCGCACGTCGGCGCCGGCTTCAAGCAAGTGAGTGGCAAATGAGTGACGAAGCGTGTGCGGAGTGACGTGCTTGGTGAGGCCGGCACAACTGGCAGCCTTGCGGCAGGCGTCGCGGACCGAGTGAGTGCTTATGTGAGTGTCAGGCCCAGACCCCTGGAACAACCAGAAGGCGGGGCGGGCCGCCTTCCAGTACTCGCGCAACACCAGCAGCAGCCGGGGCGAGAGCATCACGTAGCGATCCTTACGGCCCTTGGCTTGCTGAATGCGGATGACCATTCGCCCGGAGTCGATGTCGGAGACCCGCAAGGAGACAACCTCAGAGACGCGAAGCCCGGCCGAGTAAGCAGTCATCAAGATGGCGCGGTACTTGAGGCTTCCGATTGCGTCAAACAACCGGATGACTTCCTCGAGGCTCAAGACAACCGGGAGCTTTTTCTCCTGTTTGGGGTAAGGGATGTGCCGGATGACCCAGTCCTTTTCCAGAGTGATTCGGTAGAGGAATCGGAGAGCGCACACAGCCTGGTTGAAGGTGGACCAGGAGGCTTTCTTGGTTTGGGCGAGAAAGACCTGGTAGGCGTGGATGTGTTTGGGTCCGAGCAGTTCGGGAGAGCGCCGGAAGTAGCGAGCGAACTGGGCGACTCGATCGACGTAGGCGCGCTGGGTGTTTGGCGAGAAGTTGCGGACGATCATGTCTTCGAGCATACGTTGCCGCAAAGTTGTGGTTTGACCTGGCGGCGCAGTCTGACGTAGAGATTCCATAAAGAGGCTCCTTTCGTGAACGAGAGTTTTGCCAAGAAAGAGAATATCTTTCAGGAAGGGGTCTCTAAAAGAAATGGTCGAAGTCGTGCGAGGGGGCGAGGGCGAGGATTGAAAAGCGAAGCAGGAAGGTCAGCAACCAAGGCCTGCTCTGCGACGCATAAAGCGAGAACGAACACTGTAGCTGCTACCGCGTAGCGGTTTCGTTCAACGCGCATTATGTTG
This is a stretch of genomic DNA from Acidobacteriota bacterium. It encodes these proteins:
- a CDS encoding tyrosine-type recombinase/integrase, with the protein product MESLRQTAPPGQTTTLRQRMLEDMIVRNFSPNTQRAYVDRVAQFARYFRRSPELLGPKHIHAYQVFLAQTKKASWSTFNQAVCALRFLYRITLEKDWVIRHIPYPKQEKKLPVVLSLEEVIRLFDAIGSLKYRAILMTAYSAGLRVSEVVSLRVSDIDSGRMVIRIQQAKGRKDRYVMLSPRLLLVLREYWKAARPAFWLFQGSGPDTHISTHSVRDACRKAASCAGLTKHVTPHTLRHSFATHLLEAGADVRTIQILLGHRSLRTTAVYTHVSADTLRATPSPLDLLPDSTRP
- a CDS encoding RHS repeat-associated core domain-containing protein, whose protein sequence is MSDGTYGYADTAYDALGRVTTVTTADTAVVTTTYLANTTTVTDQAGKKRRSVTDGLGRLIRVDEPDSSGNLDNTANPPQPLQSTSYAYDVLDDLVTVTQGTQSSRSFLYDSLKRLADATNPESGHVQYTYDNNGNLQTKTDARSITTTYAYDALNRVTSRTYSNDTPAVSYKYDSQSLPTGAPSYTRGSSTGRLVAVTYGGTSAGSYQGYDQLGRVNLSYQQTDSQDYGFSYVYNLASEMTSETYPSGRVVQTEYDTGGRIAGLKNQGGTSYYAGATASDDTNRIQYAAHGPISAMKLGNGKWEHATFNNRLQPTQIGLGTSGTDSSILKLDHGYGTTSNNGNLLSQTIAAPGLTLTQCYSYDSLNRLSTADEHSGTTCAGSQQWKQAFTYDRFGNRNFDVVNTTSNVLGPNPTISQSTNRIAGGQNYGYDNAGNLTSDPTTPVNGIVYDAENRQTQYTKTGQATNYYYYDGDGHRVKKIDSSGTTVFVYNAGGQLIAEYTSGTPSGGGTSYLTSDHLGSTRVVMKSDGTTPRHDYLPFGEEIQAGVGGRTAGQGYVADTVRQKFTQKERDNESGLDYFGMRYYGSAQGRFTSVDPLLESGDPEDPQSWHRYCYAYNNPLKYIDPTGGENEPANQSEEEKKKARTIKFEVLGQVKILGNNVTVYVATGQSKAYRDTVLKNAQASASEINANAKSLTATDKQMIGNITAVAAVGQGVQPGDRFYAEGIKGVDSSRLSNEGVDLGTGTFLTAQITSASADVFASQIGHEGKHVGDYKQSIGAYAARFGTEWTDARSDLNERRAIRYQLGLYRKLSGGNARSPDGYDKYLRDRIKTPHRPPGLNK
- a CDS encoding IS91 family transposase; this encodes MPRPRLEVADVFGRHGASFLEAYPASRTQRRTMRAIQQCRTATLGGHLDQCDSCGHIRPSYNSCRNRHCPKCQSLERDRWLAERQTELLPVHYFHVVFTVPDHIASIALQNKRVVYNILFRAAAETLRRIAADPKHLGAQIGFLAVLHTWGQTLLHHPHIHCVIPGGGISLDGSRWIGCRPKFFLPVKVLSRLFRGLFLHYLKLAFDKDQLSFHGQLAHLSDNSAFARLLGLCRNNKWHVYAKRPFGGPAQVLNYLGRYTHRVAISNNRLLSLQDGKVAFSWKDYRTGNANRTMTLAACEFIRRFLLHVLPDGFVRIRHYGLLSNCHRNEKLALCRQLIAESQPVEDLSAEPVPTERLAGDWKKRYELLTGESLEMCPLCHNGRMLRVQLLEPGAQLARRFQPEVVDSS